CGGCTGCCGCGTAGCCGCTGATCAAATCGTCGATGGCCAGCCGGTCCAGCACCGTCGCGAGATCCACGCGCTGTGTCATCGCCTCAGTGTCGGCCCCGCCCCGGCCCGGAGCCAAGAGCCGTGCGCCGGGGGAAACGCGTGGGCCGGGAGCCCCGGGGGCGTGCGGACCGGGCCGTCCGCCCCCGGGGCTCCCGGCCCGGCTCCGCCGGGCGCGGTTCAGCGCCGTACCGCGCGCAGGACCACGAATTTCGGGTCGCTCGCCACGACCTCGGCATTCCCGAAGAGACGGCGCAGCCGTACGTGATAGCCGAGATGGCGGTTCCCGATGACCCACAGCTCACCCCCGGGCCGCAGGGCCCGCCGGGCGCCGGAGAACATCCGCCGGGCGGTGGTGTCGGTGGTGGCGCGGTGCGAGTGGAACGGGGGGTTGTTGAGCACCAGGTCCACGGAGGCGTCCGGCACCGGGTCCATCCCGTCCCCGACGAGGAAACGGGCGGGTGCGCCGCCGGTGACATTGGCGCGGTAGGTGGCCTCGGCGGAGGCCACGGCCGAGTACGACTCGTCGATGAAGGTCACCGACGCCCCGGGGTCGGCCAGCGCGACCGCCGTGCCGACGACACCGTTGCCGCAGCCCAGGTCCACCACCTGGACCGGTCCCGCGCGCTCGGGCAGGCTGCGCAGGAACAGCCGGGTGCCGATGTCGAGCCGGTCGGCGCAGAAGATGCCCGCGTGGTTGGTCACGGTGCGGCCCGCGAGGGCCCCGATGTCCGCGGGCAGGTCGTACCGGAGCGGCCAGGGGCTCGGGCCGGGGGTGAGCGAGCGGTCCGGCGTGCTGAGGATCAGCCGGGCCTTGCGCACCGCCAGCGAGGTCCGGGTGGGGCCGATGATCCGTTCGAAGAGCCGGAGCGTGGAGGTGTGGATCTCGCTGACCATGCCGGTGCCGATCACCACGGTGTCCGCGTGGACGGCGGGCGCGAGCCGGTGGAGCTGGTCCTCCAGCAGCGCCAGGCTCTTCGGTACGCGCACCAGCAGGACGTCGATCCGCTCCGGCGGGGTGTCCCGGGGGGAGAGCAGCCGTACGTCCGCCGCCGCGCCGGAGCCGGGCGGTGTGTTCCGGGCGAGATTGGCGAGGGTCGCCTGACGGCCGAGGAAGGAGTCGCTGATCTGGCTGATCCGGTCGGCCCCCACGAGCGGGTGGGCCGCGAGCGCCGTCGTGAGCGCCCCCCAGCGGTCACCGACGACGACCACCGCCCCGGCGGTCCCGGAGAGCGGGCCTGCCCCGCTCTCCGTCCTGGACCCGGCCCTGCCGTCCGGTGTCCCGGTCTCGGCCTCGGCTTCGGTCTCGGCGAGCCGACGCAGCAGATACTCGTCGGCCGCGTCCCAGGCGCGCAGCGGCTCGCGGGGGTCTTCGGGGAAGCGGGTGAGGGCGAAGTCGCCCCAGGACGTGCTCAAACGGTTCATCGTGCAGTCAGGCTAGCCCAGTGCGCCGCGCGTGATCTCCCCGCGCCGCCCGGCGCCGCGTGCGCCGGCCTTCCCGTTCTTCGCTTGTGCGATGCGGCCGGGGCCGCCAAGCGGGTGACAGGGTTCCGTTCAGGCGGCGGGCTCGACGTTCTCGGCCCGCTCCAGCGCGGCCGCCGCCCACCTGAGGACGAGCGCCTCGTACTCACCGCGCCGTTCCTCGGGGAGCTGACCGTCGGCCCACAGCTCACGGATGCGAGCGTTGAGCTCAGCGGCGGACAAGGCGGACAAAGCAGTCTCTGACTCGCGGGGAAGGGGGGACATGCCGAACAGATTACGGCCTCGGGGATGGCGCCGTCTCCCCTGTCGCAGGTGCGGTCGGTCACCCGAATCACCGCTGTCCGGGCACGGATGTCCGTCATCGCCGGGGTGAACTGGGCGATTCCCCGGCGGGCATGGTGAACCGTGTGTACGAAGAGGGCCCCGCAGAGTGATGAACCTCATGGATTGAGGAGCGCCGACCCGTTCCGCCGGGACGGTCGGCACGGGTCGGCCGTGCCGTGCCGCAAAGGTCACAGGTGCAACAGCGCGCCGCGGTGAGGGTTTCGGACCTCGTCGCGCCGCGGCGGTGGCCGCCTTGAGGAACCCCTGACGCGTCAGGTATTGGAATATGTCATATGCACATGTAAGGCTACGGAGTGCGACGGGGGAAACGTTACTGCGGTCCATTCGGAAGGCCGGGTGGACCTGGGGAGGGGAAGTTTTCGTGTTCAACAGACTGAAGGCCGCGGCGGTTCTGGTGGGTGCTCTGGCGGCGATCGCCGTGGGCGCCACGGTCGCGGGGGGCGGGGCCGTCGTGGAGCCCGCTCAGGTGACGGCGTCGGAGATCTCCGCGGCGGCCGTTCCGGCGCCCAGGGCGGGCCGGCCCGACCCCACGTGGGACTGATCCCTCAGAGGTAGGCCCCGGCCGCAAGCCCGGTGGGCCCGTCGTGGAGACGACGGGCCCACCGGGCTTTCCCGGCGCCCCTCAAGAGCCTCCGGCCTCCGGCCCCGCCGGACCCGCGGGCATGGGCCCTAGCCGCCCGACTCGCCCGCGTGCGGGCTCAGCACACCTGCTCCGACCAGCGCGAACAGCAGGATTCCCAGCAGGATTCGGTAGATGACGAAGGGCATGAAGCTCTTGGTCGTGATGTACCGCATGAACCATGCGATGACGGCGTATCCCACCGCGAAAGCGACCACCGTCGCGAACAGGGTGGGCCCCCAGGCCACATGCCCCTCGCCCGCGTCCTTCAGCTCGTACACACCCGAGGCCAGGACCGCCGGGATGGCGAGGAGGAACGAGTAACGGGCCGCCGCCTCACGGGTGTAGCCCATCAGCAGACCGCCGCTGATGGTGGCGCCGGAGCGGGAGACGCCCGGGATCAGGGCCATCGCCTGGCAGAAGCCGTAGATCAGACCGTCCTTGACGCTCAGCTCGCGGAGCGTTTTGCGCTGTTTCACGGCGCGGTGCCGACCGCCCGACTCGTCGCGGGCCGCGAGCCGGTCCGCGACACCGAGGACGACACCCATGACGATCAGAGTGGTCGCGATCAGCCGCAGATCGCGGAACGGGCCCTCGATCTGGTCCTTCAGGGTGACCCCGAGCACCCCGATCGGAATCGACCCGACGATGACCAGCCAGCCCATCCGGGCGTCGTGGTCGTGGCGCATCGCCCTGTCGGTGAGCGAGCGGAACCAGGCCCGGACGATCCTGCCGATGTCCTCGCGGAAATAGATGAGTACGGCCGTCTCGGTGCCGATCTGTGTGATCGCCGTGAAGGCCGCGCCGGGATCCTCCCAGCCCGCGAACGCGGCGGTGAGGCGCAGATGCGCGCTGGAGGAGATCGGCAGGAATTCGGTCAGCCCCTGGACGAGGCCGAGGATGAGGGATTCGAACCACGACATGGAAAAGCGCGCCACCCAAAGATGATCGTTTCCGAACGGCGCGGAGCGGAGCGGATCAAAGGTGCGCCGGTGCGGAATGAGCGTAGCGCTCCGAAGTGAACGTGACGTGGCGTTCGGGCGGCGTCCTCCCGGTGAACTGCTGTACGGGACGGCTTTCGTGACAGTGCCCCGCTCCGGCGTTTCGCGCGGCGGTCCGCGCTCGGGCGCGCCGTCGGCCCGTTGTCCGGGGCGGGCCGTTCACCCGGCTTTCAGGGCGCGCCGCTTGCGCCAGGCGACCACGGCCGCGATCAGCCCCGTCGCCACGATGAAACCCATCGCGAGCAGAAACGCCGGTGATGTCGGTGAGCCCGCGCGCGCACCCGCCACCACATACGCCGCGGTATTGGGAATCGTCCCCACCGCGGTCGCCAGCAGAAAAGGTGTGTACCCCATACGGGAGACCGCGGCGCAGTAATTGGCCGCGGCGAACGGAATCCCGGGAAAAAGCCTGACCGCCAGCATCGAACGGAATCCGTGGTCGCTGAGCTGCCGGTCGACGGTGGTCAGGACCCGTCCCCGCAGCAGCGGGCGGAGGGCGTCCTGCCCCAGTACCCGTCCGAGGGTGAAGGCGACCCCCGCGCCCAGGACCGTTCCCGCGACCGCCGCGACCAGGCCCGCCTGGGTCCCGAAGAGCGCCCCCGCCGCGAGGTTGAGGATCGGCCGGGGGACGAACGCGGCGGTGCAGGCCCCGTAGCCGACCGCGAACAGCACCACCGCCGCCGCGCCGCTCAGCCGGGCGGCGGGCCAGCCGTCCGCGAGCAGCCGCTGCGGCTCGTACAGCACGACCAGGGTGCCGGCCGTGGCCAGCATCGTGAACAGCAGCGCCAGCCGGGACCACGGGGAGAGCAGCACCCTTCCGCAGCGGACGGCGAGAGCGGTGGACGGTCTAGGGGCGGGCTCGAACATCCGGGGAGACTAACCGACGAGCGCATGTGATCGCCGTCATGGGGGTCTCGGGGCCGGGAAAACCATTCGACGGGCCGGGTGCCCGCAGCGATGATCGCATCATGTTCCGGCCGGCCCGCACCGCAGCGCTCCGCACGGTGGCACCGCTGCCCCCGGCCGCCCACCGCCTCACCGCCCCCTCAGCGGCACGCGCCGTCCGCCCGCCGGTCCGCACGGCCGACGCGGCGGGCCGCCCCTGCGCCAGTCCGGTGCACAGCGCCGTCGCCGCCGCCGTGGCGCTTCCCCCCGGCTGCGGCTGACGCGGGCCCTTCCCGGATCGTCCGGCCCCCGCGGGGGAGGGCCCGCCCGCAGCGGGGCCCTCCCTGACCTCCACCGTGACGGATTCCGAGGAAGAGCCATGTCCACAGACCCGTTCGCCGGGAACACCCGTAGCACTCGTCCGCGCACTCCCCGTACCGCGTGCTCCGCTGCCGCCGCCCTCCGGCCCGGCGCCCGGACCGAACCCGCGGTGAACATCGGCACGATCGGCCATGTCGACCACGGCAAGACCACGCTGACCGCGGCCGTCACCCAGGTGCTCGCCGCCCGGGGCGGCGGCGCCTTCGTGCCCTTCGACCGGCTCGACCGGACACCCGAGGAGCGGATTCGCGGCATCACCGTCCATCCCGGCCTGGTGGAGTACGCGACCGACACCCGCCGCTACACCCATGTCGACCTCCCCGGTCACGCCGACCACACCCGCACGACGGCCGCCGGGCTCTGCGGGCTCGACGGGGCGATCCTCGTCGTCTCCGCCGCCGACGGCGTCATGCCCCAGACCGCCGAACATGTGCTGCTCGCCCGCCAGGCCGGGGTCGCCCATGTCGTCGTCGCGCTCAACAAGGCCGAGACCTGCGAGGACGACGACGCCGTACGGGTCGAGCAGAGCGTCCGGCGGCTGCTGACCGCGCAGGGGTACGAGGGAGGGTCCGCCCCCGTCGTCCAGGTCTCCGCCGTCGGGGCCCTGGCGGGCCGCCCGCGCTGGACAGCGGCGGTGGACGCCCTCCTCGACGCCGTGGAGACCTATGTGCCGCCGCCGGCGCGCGCGGTCGCCGCGCCGCTGCTGCTGCCGGTGGTCCGGGTCCTCACCGTCACCGGACGGGGCACCGTGGTCACCGGCGCCGTGGAACGCGGCACGGTACGCGTCGGCGATCCCGTCCACCTCGTCGGCGCGGACGGCGGGCCCCGGGCGTGCACCGTCACCGGACTCCAGTCCTTCGGCCGGCCGCTGGAGCGGGCGGCGGCCGGGGACCGCGTCGCCCTGCTGCTGCGGGGGGTGCCCCGGGAGGCCGTCCGGCGCGGGCATGTGGTCGCCGCGCCCGGCACCCTGACACCGGGGCGCGACTTCGCCGCCCGGGTCCGGCTGCTGTCCGGCCGGGAGGGCGGCAGGACCGCTCCGGTGCGCACCGGCTTCCGGCCACAGTTCCATCTGCGGACCGCCGACCTCACCGGCGGCGTCGACCTCGGTGCCCCCGCCCTCGCCCGCCCCGGGACCACGGTCGCCATGACCGTACGGCTGGGCCGTCCCGCGCCGCTCGAAGCGGGTCTCGGCTTCGCGGTCCGCGAGGGCGGCCGGACCATCGGCGCGGGCACCGTGACCGAGGTCCTGTGAACGGGCCGGTGGCCTGTGCGCGTCCCGGGTGGCCGAAACCCGGCGTCCGGGCCATGGCCCTCCGCACCCGGCACCGCGTACCCGGCGCCGCCCGTCCGGGGCGCCCCCGGACACCGCTCCGCTCCGCGCCCGGTGTCCGCCGCGCGGCAGGCGGCAGCCCGCGCACCCCGTACCGCCGCCCCCGCCGGGACCGACGACAATGGCCCGGTGAACGAGCCCCTTCCGGTGACCAGATCCGTGGACTTCGGCACCGCCAGACTGCTGCCCGACATCGACTGCGACCGGGCCTGGCTGCTGACGGTCGACGGAGCGCCCCAGTCCTACGTCGACCTCGACGACCCCGCCCGGCTGGAGTTCGAGTACACCCGGCGGCTCGCCCATGTCATCGACGTCCAGGAGCCCCGGGACGCCCCGCTGGACGTCGTGCACCTCGGCGGCGGGGCCCTCACCCTGCCGCGCTATGTCGCCGCCGCGCGGCCCGGCTCCCGGCAGCTCGCTGTCGAAGCCGACCGTGGCCTGATCTCATTGGTCGAGGACGTGCTGCCGCTGCCGCCCGGCGCCGGGGTCGAGGTGTGCGCGGCGGACGCCCGTGCCTGGGTCGAGGCCGCCCCCGAGAACTCGGCGGACCTCGTCGTCGCCGATGTCTTCAGCGGCTCCCGCATCCCCGCGGGCCTCACCTCGGTCGAGTACGCGCGGGCCGCGGCCCGGATGCTGCGCCCCGGCGGGACGTACGCCGCGAACATCGCCGACGGCGCGCCCTTCGGCTTCCTCCGCTCCCAGCTCGCCGCCTTCCGCGAGGTCTTCGCCGAACTCGCCGTGATCGCCGAACCGGCCGTGCTGCGCGGCCGCCGCTTCGGCAATGTGGTGCTGCTCGCCTCCCGGACCCCGGTCGACCTCGCCGCGCTGGCCCGCCGCTGTGCCGCCGACCCCTTCCCGGCCCGGGTGGAGCACGGCGCGCCGCTGACCCGGCTCATCGGGGACGCGGTCCCGGTCGCGGACCAGGAGGCCCAGCCGTCCCCGGAGCCGCCGGACGGGGCCTTCGGCATCGGCTGAGGGACCCCGCGCCCCACACCCCCGCCCCACCGCCGCGGCCGAGCCGCGGCACCGTCACGGAGCAAGGGGAAGGGGAGGGGAGAACGGAGCGGGGGAGGGGTCGGGTGCCGACGGGTTCCGGTCAGCCGGTGGGTGTTCCCGAGAGCCGGAGCGTGCGCAGTATCCGTTCCACGGTGGCGTCCGGGATCTCGTCCGGGACACCCGCGTCGGCGTAGAGGACCCAGGTCCGGAACTCGCCGCTCGGGTCCTTGAAGGTGAACGCGGCCGACTTGCCGTCGGTGGCGCACGGGGCGTTCCCGCGCACCCCGGCCGCCGTCGCGGTCGCGAGGCTGCCCTTCAGTCCCGAGGCGGTGGTGAACGGCCTGGCGGGGGTGGCCCTGACCGTCTCCTTCGGCTCCGTCTGGGCATAGGCGCCCCAGGCCCAGGCCGCGGCCTCGCCGCGCGCGGCGGTCGCGGTGTCCCTGGCTCCCTTGGCTCCCTTGGTGCCGACCGTGGCCCGGCCGGACGGCTCCGCCACGCCGTCGCCGTCGGTGTCGCCGGTGCAGGACTCCGGTTTGAGGTGCGCCGGGGCGGACATGGTGATCAGCGGGGTGCCACCGCCCTTCGCCCGGTCCTCGACGAAGGTGCTCATGCCGGAGGCGGACACCGACCAGTCGGGCGGCACGTCGAACCGGGTGCCGTGCTTGGGGTTGGTGACGACCTTCCAGCCCTTGACGGTGGGCACGCTCTCGCCGCCCTCCCGCGGGTTCGCGCCCCCGGGCGCGGCGGGGTCCCCGGCCTCCCCCGCCCCCTCGGGCTCCGTGGCGCCCTCGGCGGACTCCGGGCCGGTCGATCCGGCCACCCCTGCCCCTGCCTCCGGCCGCTGCGCGCCCGGCTCCCGGGTGTCACCGGTCCCGAGGACCACCGCACCCGTGATCACCGCCGTGGTGACGACCGCCGCGACCGCACCGATCGCGAACGCCCTCGTCCGCTTCCTGTCGGCCTCGGCCGCCGCGGCTTCCGCCGTCCTGGTGTGTGCCCCTGCGCCACCGGGTCCGTACGGCGGGGAGGGTGTGTGCGCAAAGGGCCCGTACGGGGAGGTCCCCGGCTGTCCGCCCGCTTGTGTCCGCTGCTGCGGGGCGTAGGGGTTCGGCTGCTGAGGTCCGGACGCGGGGTACCCGGGCCGCTGATACGGATTCGGCTGCCCCGGCTCTCCGGGCTGCTGCTGTCCTGGCCACATGGCGGTCAACCATAGAGGCCGGCGTGCCGCCCGGACCGTCCCGGCCTCCCCTGGAGGATGGCCAAGGTCACTACCCATGGGTAACATCGCGGTCATGAGCGCTGATCAGATGTCCGTCGGCGAACTGCTCGCCGCCACCGTCCCCATGGCCAGGACCCTGAAGCTGGAGTTCCTGGAAACCACGGCGGAGCGCGCCGTACTGCGCCTGCCGGACCAGCCCGAGTACCACAACCACGTCGGCGGACCGCACGCCGGAGCGATGTTCACCCTCGCCGAATCCGCGAGCGGCGCCATCGTCGTCGCCGCCTTCGGCGACCGGATGGACCGGG
The nucleotide sequence above comes from Streptomyces clavuligerus. Encoded proteins:
- a CDS encoding methyltransferase, producing MNRLSTSWGDFALTRFPEDPREPLRAWDAADEYLLRRLAETEAEAETGTPDGRAGSRTESGAGPLSGTAGAVVVVGDRWGALTTALAAHPLVGADRISQISDSFLGRQATLANLARNTPPGSGAAADVRLLSPRDTPPERIDVLLVRVPKSLALLEDQLHRLAPAVHADTVVIGTGMVSEIHTSTLRLFERIIGPTRTSLAVRKARLILSTPDRSLTPGPSPWPLRYDLPADIGALAGRTVTNHAGIFCADRLDIGTRLFLRSLPERAGPVQVVDLGCGNGVVGTAVALADPGASVTFIDESYSAVASAEATYRANVTGGAPARFLVGDGMDPVPDASVDLVLNNPPFHSHRATTDTTARRMFSGARRALRPGGELWVIGNRHLGYHVRLRRLFGNAEVVASDPKFVVLRAVRR
- a CDS encoding elongation factor Tu, coding for MSTDPFAGNTRSTRPRTPRTACSAAAALRPGARTEPAVNIGTIGHVDHGKTTLTAAVTQVLAARGGGAFVPFDRLDRTPEERIRGITVHPGLVEYATDTRRYTHVDLPGHADHTRTTAAGLCGLDGAILVVSAADGVMPQTAEHVLLARQAGVAHVVVALNKAETCEDDDAVRVEQSVRRLLTAQGYEGGSAPVVQVSAVGALAGRPRWTAAVDALLDAVETYVPPPARAVAAPLLLPVVRVLTVTGRGTVVTGAVERGTVRVGDPVHLVGADGGPRACTVTGLQSFGRPLERAAAGDRVALLLRGVPREAVRRGHVVAAPGTLTPGRDFAARVRLLSGREGGRTAPVRTGFRPQFHLRTADLTGGVDLGAPALARPGTTVAMTVRLGRPAPLEAGLGFAVREGGRTIGAGTVTEVL
- a CDS encoding TVP38/TMEM64 family protein, whose protein sequence is MFEPAPRPSTALAVRCGRVLLSPWSRLALLFTMLATAGTLVVLYEPQRLLADGWPAARLSGAAAVVLFAVGYGACTAAFVPRPILNLAAGALFGTQAGLVAAVAGTVLGAGVAFTLGRVLGQDALRPLLRGRVLTTVDRQLSDHGFRSMLAVRLFPGIPFAAANYCAAVSRMGYTPFLLATAVGTIPNTAAYVVAGARAGSPTSPAFLLAMGFIVATGLIAAVVAWRKRRALKAG
- a CDS encoding undecaprenyl-diphosphate phosphatase, which encodes MSWFESLILGLVQGLTEFLPISSSAHLRLTAAFAGWEDPGAAFTAITQIGTETAVLIYFREDIGRIVRAWFRSLTDRAMRHDHDARMGWLVIVGSIPIGVLGVTLKDQIEGPFRDLRLIATTLIVMGVVLGVADRLAARDESGGRHRAVKQRKTLRELSVKDGLIYGFCQAMALIPGVSRSGATISGGLLMGYTREAAARYSFLLAIPAVLASGVYELKDAGEGHVAWGPTLFATVVAFAVGYAVIAWFMRYITTKSFMPFVIYRILLGILLFALVGAGVLSPHAGESGG
- a CDS encoding spermidine synthase, translating into MNEPLPVTRSVDFGTARLLPDIDCDRAWLLTVDGAPQSYVDLDDPARLEFEYTRRLAHVIDVQEPRDAPLDVVHLGGGALTLPRYVAAARPGSRQLAVEADRGLISLVEDVLPLPPGAGVEVCAADARAWVEAAPENSADLVVADVFSGSRIPAGLTSVEYARAAARMLRPGGTYAANIADGAPFGFLRSQLAAFREVFAELAVIAEPAVLRGRRFGNVVLLASRTPVDLAALARRCAADPFPARVEHGAPLTRLIGDAVPVADQEAQPSPEPPDGAFGIG
- a CDS encoding DUF4442 domain-containing protein, which produces MSVGELLAATVPMARTLKLEFLETTAERAVLRLPDQPEYHNHVGGPHAGAMFTLAESASGAIVVAAFGDRMDRAVPLAVKAEIAYRKLAMGEVTATATLGRPIADIVAELDAGGRPEFSVQVSIARADGAVTGEMEIVWTLRPHS